A single Nicotiana tabacum cultivar K326 chromosome 5, ASM71507v2, whole genome shotgun sequence DNA region contains:
- the LOC107801735 gene encoding phospholipase A1-Igamma1, chloroplastic-like, with the protein MKAIHHLHTTHLHHLSHQLHNNRLSMIYAYKDGSIETQRKTSKKSNRLGETLSNLLNIQKPYQKINNPSTYSNWNTLNIEDKANTPTMSPKEDISDRWRDIHGVQEWEGLLDPLHPLLRREIVKYGEFAQATYDALDFDAFSEYCGSCMYNSQKLFDKLGLSKSGYKVTKYIYAMSHIDMPQWLERSRLTYTWSKDSNWIGFVAVSDDEESRRIGRRDIVVAWRGTVTPSEWYENMQRKLEPIGHMDSKVEHGFLSIYTSKSDSTRYNKSSASEQVMKELKILVDFYKSKGEEVSLTITGHSLGGALALLNAYESAAKFPRIPISVISFAAPRVGNIAFRDEIYQMGVKILRVTVKQDLVPRMPGIVFNESLQKFDDFTGTLEWIYTHVGAELKLDVRSSPYLKRGFNFIGFHMLETYLHLVDGFVSTSSTFRSNAKRDVALVNKECDMLVDELRIPSCWYQLANKGLECNSYGRWVRPKRDPEDIPSPTREDYSYGLQEISYGF; encoded by the coding sequence ATGAAAGCAATCCACCACCTCCATACCACCCATCTCCACCATCTTAGCCACCAATTACACAACAATAGACTTTCCATGATCTATGCCTACAAAGATGGTTCAATTGAAACTCAAAGAAAAACCTCAAAGAAATCAAATAGACTAGGTGAAACATTATCAAACCTTTTAAACATTCAAAAACCATACCAAAAGATCAATAATCCTAGTACTTATTCAAATTGGAACACTTTGAACATTGAAGACAAGGCTAACACACCTACCATGTCACCTAAGGAGGACATATCCGATCGATGGCGCGACATTCATGGTGTTCAAGAATGGGAAGGTCTTCTTGATCCACTACACCCATTGCTTCGTCGAGAAATTGTTAAATATGGcgaatttgctcaagcaacttaTGATGCATTAGATTTCGACGCGTTCTCAGAATATTGTGGAAGTTGCATGTATAATAGTCAAAAGTTGTTTGACAAGTTAGGACTTAGCAAAAGTGGCTATAAAGTTACCAAGTATATATATGCAATGTCACATATAGATATGCCACAATGGCTTGAAAGATCAAGATTGACATATACATGGAGCAAAGATTCAAATTGGATTGGTTTTGTTGCCGTGAGTGATGACGAAGAATCGCGACGAATTGGGAGGAGAGACATTGTTGTGGCATGGAGAGGGACAGTGACACCTTCAGAATGGTATGAAAATATGCAGAGGAAATTAGAGCCAATTGGGCATATGGACTCAAAAGTGGAACATGGTTTTCTTAGTATTTACACATCTAAGAGTGATTCAACTAGGTATAACAAGTCAAGTGCATCAGAACAAGTTATGAAAGAATTGAAAATATTGGTGGATTTTTACAAAAGCAAAGGTGAAGAAGTTAGCCTCACAATAACAGGACATAGCTTAGGGGGTGCACTAGCTCTCCTAAATGCTTATGAATCAGCAGCAAAATTTCCAAGAATTCCAATTAGTGTTATTTCATTTGCAGCCCCAAGAGTTGGAAATATTGCATTTCGAGACGAGATTTACCAAATGGGAGTCAAAATTTTACGCGTTACAGTAAAACAAGATTTAGTCCCTCGAATGCCCGGAATAGTTTTTAATGAAAGTTTAcaaaaatttgatgattttacaGGGACATTGGAGTGGATTTACACACATGTTGGAGCAGAATTGAAGCTTGATGTTAGGTCTTCACCTTATCTTAAAAGGGGATTTAATTTCATAGGGTTTCATATGCTTGAGACATATCTTCATTTAGTAGATGGTTTTGTTAGTACAAGTTCAACATTTAGGTCTAATGCTAAAAGGGATGTAGCATTAGTGAATAAGGAATGTGATATGCTTGTAGATGAGTTAAGAATTCCTAGTTGTTGGTATCAATTGGCCAACAAGGGGTTAGAGTGTAATTCTTATGGTAGGTGGGTAAGGCCCAAAAGAGATCCAGAAGATATTCCTTCACCTACTAGAGAAGATTATAGTTATGGATTGCAAGAAATTAGTTATGGATTTTGA